A genomic region of Gossypium hirsutum isolate 1008001.06 chromosome D01, Gossypium_hirsutum_v2.1, whole genome shotgun sequence contains the following coding sequences:
- the LOC107922232 gene encoding serine/threonine-protein kinase CTR1, which yields MEMPGRRSNYSLLSQYPDDQYTVSISGAPPPYCDSLSSEATSNKNKVKSERGLTDWDQSLSQNQNQNQLQVNRICGGGGGGNTFASSISLQRQSSGSSFGESSLSGDYYVPTFSTTAANEIDGFVYGHDGSCEHVDLRTKIGGSSSGKSWAQQTEESYQLQLALALRLSSEATCADDPNFLGPDSDDSAIRGTSSSSASAEIVSHRFWVNGCLSYFEKVPDGFYLIHGVNPYVWTMCTDLHEHGRIPTIDSLRSVDHVVGSPIEAISVDRRSDLGLKELQNRVHNISCSCITTKEVVDELAKLVCSRMGGSSATGEDDLLLYWRDCSDDLKDCLGSVVVPIGSLSAGLCRHRALLFKVLADTIDLPCRIAKGCKYCKRDDASSCLVRFGHDREYLVDLIGNPGYLCEPDSLLNGPSSISISSPLRFPHLKPAIPAIDFRSLAKHYFSDCESLNLVFDDAASGTFVDEEKKLGNIGTERNNLVQMSSNMNDVSQLPLRNIAKPPAHDRDSQHLLSIISSKNIIKDPLKCIPPLGHRDVPDLILSDPIEDSTKDSRFAKGNQLVPSKKGRELVLEVDDLDIPWGDLVLRERIGSGSFGTVHRAEWNGSDVAVKILMEQDLHGERYKEFLSEVAIMKRLRHPNIVLFMGAVTHPPNLSIVTEYLSRGSLYRLLRKPGVREVLDERRRLSMAYDVAKGMNYLHRRNPPIVHRDLKSPNLLVDKKYTVKVCDFGLSRLKANTFLSSKSAAGTPEWMAPEVLRDEPSNEKSDVYSFGVILWELATLQQPWGNLNPAQVVAAVGFKGKRLDIPRDLNPHVAAIIEDCWTNEPWKRPSFSNIMERLKSLINKPSTTQPGRADIPVHT from the exons ATGGAAATGCCCGGACGAAGATCTAATTACTCTCTCCTTAGCCAGTATCCCGACGACCAGTACACCGTGTCCATATCAGGAGCTCCGCCTCCCTATTGCGATTCACTTTCAAGCGAAGCCACCAGTAATAAGAACAAAGTGAAATCAGAGAGAGGTTTAACTGATTGGGATCAGAGTCTCAGTCAGAACCAAAACCAGAACCAGCTACAAGTAAATCGAATCTGTGGCGGCGGCGGGGGAGGGAATACTTTTGCTTCGTCGATCAGTCTTCAACGGCAATCGAGTGGAAGTAGCTTTGGTGAGAGCTCTTTATCGGGAGATTATTATGTGCCGACCTTTTCTACGACGGCCGCCAACGAGATTGATGGGTTCGTTTATGGTCACGACGGGAGCTGTGAGCATGTGGATTTAAGAACGAAAATTGGGGGTTCGTCCTCTGGAAAAAGCTGGGCGCAGCAAACGGAGGAGAGTTATCAATTGCAGTTGGCGTTGGCTTTGAGGCTTTCTTCGGAAGCTACCTGTGCTGATGACCCGAATTTTCTGGGTCCGGATTCGGATGATTCTGCTATTCGGGGAACTAGCTCTAGCTCCGCCTCAGCTGAGATAGTTTCCCACCGGTTCTGG GTGAATGGCTGCTTATCATACTTTGAGAAAGTTCCTGAtgggttttatttaattcatGGAGTTAACCCATATGTCTGGACCATGTGCACTGATTTGCATGAACATGGTCGAATTCCAACGATCGACTCTCTAAGATCTGTTGATCATGTTGTTGGTTCACCGATAGAAGCGATATCAGTTGACCGAAGAAGTGATCTTGGCTTAAAGGAACTCCAAAATAGAGTCCATAACATTTCTTGTAGCTGCATAACCACAAAAGAAGTTGTTGATGAGTTAGCAAAGCTTGTCTGCAGTCGCATGGG GGGTTCATCTGCAACTGGAGAGGATGATTTACTTTTGTATTGGAGGGACTGCAGTGATGATTTAAAAGATTGCTTAGGCTCAGTTGTGGTTCCTATAGGTAGCCTGTCTGCTGGCCTTTGCAGACATCGAGCTTTATTATTCAAA GTGCTAGCTGACACAATTGATCTGCCATGTCGAATTGCAAAGGGATGCAAATATTGTAAAAGAGATGATGCTTCCTCCTGCCTTGTTCGCTTTGGGCATGACAG GGAGTATCTAGTTGATCTAATTGGGAACCCAGGTTACTTATGCGAGCCCGATTCATTGCTGAATGGTCCATCTTCCATCTCAATTTCTTCCCCATTGCGCTTTCCACATCTCAAACCAGCTATACCCGCCATTGATTTCAGGTCATTGGCCAAACATTATTTTTCGGACTGTGAATCACTTAATCTTGTATTTGATGATGCTGCATCAG GCACTTTTGTGGATGAAGAAAAGAAACTTGGTAACATTGGCACAGAGAGAAATAACCTTGTGCAGATGTCGAGTAATATGAATGATGTCTCACAGTTACCCCTACGTAATATTGCTAAGCCACCTGCTCATGATAGAGATTCACAACATTTGCTGTCTATAATAAGTTCAAAGAACATTATTAAAGATCCTTTAAAGTGTATCCCTCCTCTAGGGCATAGAGATGTCCCAGATCTAATCTTGTCTGACCCAATTGAGGATTCTACTAAGGATTCAAGGTTTGCTAAGGGAAATCAACTTGTTCCCAGCAAAAAAGGTAGAGAACTTGTCCTCGAGGTTGATGATTTGGACATTCCATGGGGTGATCTTGTTTTAAGAGAGAGAATTGGTTCTG GTTCTTTTGGAACTGTCCATCGTGCTGAATGGAATGGCTCG GATGTAGCTGTGAAAATTCTCATGGAACAGGACTTGCATGGTGAGCGCTATAAAGAATTTTTGAGTGAG GTTGCAATAATGAAACGACTACGGCATCCAAATATTGTTCTTTTTATGGGAGCTGTTACTCATCCCCCCAACTTGTCCATAGTTACAGAATACTTATCTAG AGGTAGCTTGTATAGGCTTTTGCGTAAGCCTGGTGTAAGAGAGGTGTTGGATGAGAGGCGTCGCTTGAGTATGGCTTATGATGTG GCAAAGGGAATGAATTATCTTCATAGACGCAATCCCCCTATTGTTCACAGAGATTTAAAATCTCCAAATCTTTTGGTTGACAAAAAATACACAGTGAAG GTTTGCGATTTTGGTCTTTCTCGTTTGAAGGCAAACACATTTCTTTCATCCAAATCAGCAGCTGGAACT CCCGAGTGGATGGCTCCAGAAGTTCTTCGTGATGAACCATCAAATGAGAAGTCCGATGTATACAGTTTTGGTGTAATATTGTGGGAGCTTGCAACATTGCAACAACCATGGGGCAACCTAAATCCAGCACAG GTTGTAGCAGCTGTTGGTTTTAAGGGCAAAAGGCTTGATATTCCTCGTGATTTGAACCCTCATGTGGCTGCCATAATTGAGGATTGCTGGACCAA TGAGCCCTGGAAACGTCCGTCATTTTCCAATATCATGGAACGGTTGAAATCGTTGATTAATAAACCTTCAACCACTCAACCAGGGCGTGCTGACATTCCAGTGCATACCTGA